A portion of the Lolium rigidum isolate FL_2022 chromosome 1, APGP_CSIRO_Lrig_0.1, whole genome shotgun sequence genome contains these proteins:
- the LOC124675399 gene encoding CO(2)-response secreted protease-like — protein sequence MWLPFCFVAALLLAVQGEGRGERSDVYVVYMGAVPPRTSPSFLQETHLRLVGSILKRGKVARSVVVQQYKHSFSGFAARLSKDEAAALRHKPGVVSVFADPVYQLHTTRSWDFLQQTDVKIDSARRYSAKPTASSAPTTDNIIGLLDSGIWPESPSFEDTGFGPVPSRWKGVCMAGDDFNSSNCNKKLIGARYYDLGEVNGAGTRSSSNSPRDEAGHGTHTSSTAAGNAVTGASYYGLASGTAKGGSAASRLAMYRVCSDEGCAGSAILAGFDDAIGDGVDVISVSLGASPFFNPDFSEDPIAIGSFHAVAKGVMVVCSAGNSGPDPSTVVNAAPWIMTVAATTIDRDFESDVVLGGNRSAVKGGAINFSNLDKSPKYPLITGASAKSSSASRIESASHCEPGTLDASKIKGKIVLCNHSQSDTSKMVKVEELQSAGAVGSILVNNVERSVTTAYLDFPVTEVTSEAAADLYKYISSTSEPVATIAPSITVTELKPAPVVVYFSSRGPSAQTGNILKPDVAAPGVNILASWIPTSSLPAGQKQPSQFNLISGTSMACPHVAGAAATVKAWNPTWSPAAIRSAIMTTATQQNNNKAPMTTDSGTVATPFDYGAGQVNPTGALDPGLVYDLAADDYLHFLCNYGYGASQIKLITSPAAGFSCAGNASKDLISDLNYPSIAVTGLGAAASRTVTREVTNVGAQEDAAYTVAVSAPDGLDVKVVPSKLEFTNTVKKLSFQVTFSSKNTAAAKGALTGSITWSDGKHIVRSPFAISN from the exons ATGTGGTTGCCCTTCTGCTTCGTCGCCGCTCTTCTTCTCGCCGTCCAGGGAGAGGGACGGGGCGAGAGGAGCGACGTGTACGTCGTGTACATGGGCGCCGTGCCGCCGCGAACCTCGCCCAGCTTCCTCCAGGAGACCCACCTCCGTCTCGTTGGCTCCATCCTAAAGAG GGGAAAAGTGGCACGGAGCGTTGTGGTGCAGCAGTACAAGCACAGTTTCTCAGGGTTCGCGGCGCGGTTGTCCAAGGACGAGGCCGCCGCGCTTAGACATAAGCCCGGCGTGGTCTCTGTGTTCGCCGACCCGGTGTACCAACTCCACACCACGAGGTCGTGGGATTTCCTCCAACAGACGGATGTGAAGATCGACTCGGCTCGGCGTTACTCAGCCAAACCCACAGCATCATCGGCACCCACCACGGACAACATCATCGGTCTCCTAGACTCCGGCATCTGGCCCGAGTCGCCCAGCTTTGAGGACACCGGCTTCGGACCTGTCCCGAGCAGATGGAAGGGGGTGTGCATGGCTGGGGATGACTTCAACTCCTCCAACTGCAATAA GAAGCTGATCGGAGCAAGGTATTACGATCTTGGTGAAGTAAATGGCGCCGGAACCCGGAGCAGCAGTAACTCGCCGCGGGACGAGGCCGGCCACGGGACGCACACCTCATCCACGGCAGCGGGGAACGCAGTCACCGGCGCATCGTACTACGGCCTGGCTTCAGGGACAGCAAAGGGGGGATCAGCCGCGTCACGATTGGCTATGTACCGCGTTTGCTCTGACGAGGGCTGCGCCGGATCGGCTATCCTCGCCGGCTTCGACGATGCTATCGGCGACGGTGTTGATGTCATCTCGGTTTCGCTTGGCGCGTCGCCCTTCTTCAACCCAGATTTCTCGGAGGACCCAATCGCCATCGGTTCGTTCCATGCTGTGGCGAAGggggtcatggtggtgtgctcggCGGGTAACTCTGGGCCGGACCCCTCCACGGTGGTGAACGCGGCGCCATGGATTATGACGGTCGCGGCAACGACCATAGACCGCGACTTCGAGTCGGACGTCGTGTTGGGTGGAAATCGCAGCGCTGTCAAA GGGGGAGCTATAAACTTCTCCAACTTAGACAAATCCCCGAAATACCCGTTGATCACAGGTGCATCAGCAAAGTCTAGTTCTGCTTCTCGTATTGAGTCAGCAAG TCACTGCGAACCCGGAACTCTGGACGCCAGCAAGATCAAAGGCAAGATCGTTCTGTGCAACCACTCGCAGAGTGACACGTCAAAGATGGTGAAGGTCGAAGAGCTCCAGAGTGCCGGGGCGGTGGGATCCATCTTGGTGAACAACGTCGAGAGGTCGGTCACAACCGCCTACCTCGATTTCCCGGTAACGGAGGTCACTTCTGAGGCCGCGGCAGACCTTTACAAGTACATTTCCTCCACAAG TGAACCTGTCGCGACGATCGCGCCGAGTATTACCGTGACAGAGCTCAAGCCGGCACCCGTCGTGGTCTACTTCTCGTCTAGGGGTCCGTCTGCACAAACGGGGAACATCCTCAAG CCGGACGTGGCTGCCCCGGGGGTGAACATCCTTGCGTCCTGGATTCCAACGTCGTCACTTCCGGCCGGCCAGAAGCAGCCATCGCAGTTCAACCTAATCTCCGGGACATCCATGGCCTGCCCTCACGTCGCCGGGGCtgcggccactgtcaaggcctggAACCCGACATGGAGCCCGGCTGCCATCCGGTCAGCCATCATGACAACAG CCACTCAGCAGAACAACAACAAGGCTCCGATGACGACGGACTCGGGGACAGTGGCGACGCCGTTCGACTACGGCGCAGGGCAGGTGAACCCAACCGGCGCGCTGGACCCCGGGCTGGTGTACGACCTCGCCGCAGACGACTACCTGCACTTCCTCTGCAACTACGGCTACGGCGCGTCCCAGATCAAGCTCATCACCTCCCCTGCCGCCGGCTTCAGCTGTGCCGGCAACGCCAGCAAGGACCTCATCTCCGACCTGAACTACCCTTCAATCGCCGTCACGGGGCTAGGCGCCGCCGCTAGCAGGACGGTAACCCGCGAAGTCACAAACGTCGGAGCACAGGAAGACGCTGCCTACACCGTGGCCGTCAGCGCGCCCGACGGTCTAGATGTGAAGGTCGTGCCGAGCAAGCTCGAGTTCACCAACACCGTGAAGAAACTGTCTTTCCAGGTCACTTTCTCCTCCAAGAACACAGCAGCGGCTAAAGGCGCCCTGACAGGATCCATAACGTGGTCAGATGGAAAGCATATAGTTCGTAGCCCGTTCGCAATCAGCAACTGA